Proteins encoded within one genomic window of Anopheles gambiae chromosome 3, idAnoGambNW_F1_1, whole genome shotgun sequence:
- the LOC3291410 gene encoding putative protein tag-52 — translation MATSTPKTPLRMQLQPLMPEDMRSELIAALKVQNVQNVRVGSARRFALPGTHSNKSPADVRNTEADKRQQLRLQAIREIRTSEESYLRQLDLLLEYFVTPLRTNGFLTEKVHNQIFGQLDTIHNLSQELLRKLDDDLDNVVKAFTNLGPFFKLYSVYAFDYRNSLCTLQSLMDKNVTLKRYIANTESRPEVQMKLISLLITPIQRIPRYKLLLQQVLLYTSPSDGAYKALQESIRLVEQSVSHINAVVEDYENTQRLIVVQNALTNKSLKLVKPGRKILKEGFLRKLKTDGSTSRKYCILMSDMFMYCRVLKDVEVLLTEGSSIACSCVFPLKKCKIVELFRGNFRLTCSGDGTIFSADGEGEDSHAWYVAIREAIELHVQCRKTLRKMSSNRKPMRKKHLQRLQPEDDIMWLLRRKTASPDRIQKPEKARRRGLWPFRSMNCLQLDQSVGEPSSGLQQQQQQQQQQRQYVPLGSIGQHRYPQATSTSTVSNSQLKAIAYPWGTEANCIQSSAPTNCPAATSPAEEDHPTDDDQVDKDEEDQANGSRHVHFRFPSKHWRY, via the exons ATGGCTACATCGACGCCAAAAACGCCGCTCCGTATGCAGCTACAGCCGCTAATGCCGGAGGACATGCGTTCCGAGCTGATCGCCGCACTGAAGGTACAGAACGTACAGAATGTTCGCGTCGGAA GTGCGCGGCGCTTTGCACTGCCCGGAACGCACAGCAACAAAAGCCCGGCCGATGTCCGAAACACCGAAGCGGACAAGCGGCAACAGCTGCGCCTGCAGGCGATCCGCGAAATTCGTACGTCCGAGGAGTCGTACCTGCGGCAGCTGGATCTGCTGCTCGAGTACTTCGTGACGCCGTTGCGCACGAACGGATTTCTCACCGAGAAGGTGCACAACCAAATCTTTGGCCAGCTGGACACGATACACAACCTCAGCCAGGAGCTGCTCCGCAAGTTGGACGATGATTTGGACAATGTGGTGAAAGCGTTCACCAATCTTGGACCATTCTTTAAGCTCTACTCAGTGTACGCGTTCGACTACCGCAATTCGCTCTGCACGCTGCAATCGCTGATGGACAAGAACGTGACGCTGAAGCGATACATTGCCAACACAGAATCCCGCCCGGAAGTGCAGATGAAGCTGATCTCGCTGCTAATTACACCGATACAGCGCATCCCACGGTACaagctgcttctgcagcagGTACTCCTCTACACCAGCCCATCGGATGGGGCGTACAAAGCGCTGCAGGAATCGATCCGCCTCGTGGAACAGTCCGTCTCGCACATAAACGCCGTGGTGGAGGATTACGAAAACACGCAACGGTTGATCGTGGTCCAGAACGCACTGACAAACAAATCGCTCAAGCTGGTCAAACCGGGGCGCAAGATCCTGAAGGAAGGTTTCCTGCGCAAGCTCAAGACGGACGGATCGACGTCGCGCAAGTACTGCATCCTCATGTCGGACATGTTCATGTACTGCCGGGTGCTGAAGGATGTGGAGGTTTTGCTAACGGAAGGATCGAGCATCGCTTGCAGCTGTGTGTTTCCGCtgaaaaagtgtaaaattgtCGAGCTGTTCCGCGGTAACTTTAGGCTCACGTGCAGTGGCGATGGTACGATTTTTAGCGCCGACGGGGAAGGCGAAGATAGCCACGCGTGGTACGTTGCGATCCGGGAAGCGATCGAGCTGCACGTGCAGTGCCGCAAGACGCTGCGCAAAATGTCGAGCAACAGGAAGCCGATGCGCAAGAAGCATCTGCAGCGATTGCAGCCGGAGGACGATATTATGTGGCTGTTGCGCCGCAAGACGGCCAGTCCGGACCGGATCCAGAAGCCGGAGAAGGCAAGAAGGAGAGGGTTGTGGCCGTTTAGGAGCATGAATTGTTTGCAGCTGGATCAGTCGGTTGGGGAGCCGTCGAGTggattgcagcagcagcagcagcagcaacagcagcaaaggcAGTACGTCCCGCTGGGTTCGATTGGACAGCATCGATACCCACAGGCGACCTCGACCAGCACTGTTAGCAATAGTCAGCTAAAGGCTATTGCATACCCTTGGGGAACGGAAGCAAATTGCATTCAAAGTAGCGCACCAACCAACTGTCCCGCCGCAACAAGCCCTGCCGAGGAAGATCACCCAACCGACGACGATCAGGTGGATAAGGATGAGGAAGATCAAGCGAACGGAAGCAGACACGTTCACTTTCGATTTCCATCAAAGCATTGGCGTTACTGA
- the LOC1280931 gene encoding large ribosomal subunit protein uL15, which produces MVSLKVRRKTRKLRGHVSHGHGRIGKHRKHPGGRGNAGGMHHHRINFDKYHPGYFGKVGMRNFHLNRNHKFCPTINLSHLWSLVPEKVREEAKKNPEKVPVVDLVQFGYFKLLGSGGLPKTCGPIIVKAKFFSRLAEERIKAAGGACVLRA; this is translated from the exons ATGGTC AGCCTTAAGGTACGCAGGAAGACCAGGAAGCTGCGTGGTCACGTCAGCCACGGCCACGGTCGTATTG GCAAGCACCGTAAGCATCCTGGTGGTCGCGGTAACGCTGGTGGTATGCACCATCACCGTATCAACTTCGACAAATACCATCCGGGTTACTTCGGCAAGGTCGGTATGCGAAACTTCCACCTGAACCGCAACCACAAGTTCTGCCCGACCATTAACCTCTCACACCTGTGGAGCCTGGTGCCGGAGAAGGTGCGCGAGGAGGCGAAGAAGAACCCCGAGAAGGTGCCGGTGGTCGATCTGGTCCAGTTC GGTTACTTCAAGCTGCTCGGATCCGGTGGACTCCCGAAGACTTGCGGCCCGATCATCGTGAAGGCGAAATTCTTCTCCCGCCTGGCCGAGGAGCGCATCAAGGCCGCCGGTGGTGCTTGCGTGCTGCGAGCTTAA